In Campylobacter sp. RM16187, the DNA window CGTAAAATAGCGATTTATACTCATCATCGCTTAAATTTACGGCGCGCTCTTGCCTATAAATGATATCAAGTACATCTTCAAGCGGCGGGAAGTCAGGGAAATTTGCTATATCAGCGCCTCTTTGTAGCCAGTTTTCAAGCGCCATTCGCCTTGCAAGCGTAAAGCTATCCTTGAGCTTTAAAATTTCAGCTGTTTTTGCCTCTAGGCTCATATCTTTATCTATCAAAATTTTCATGATGTTGATATAAGCTTTTTGAGATTTTACGTCAAGTCCGAGCTCTTCAAGCGCGTCAAGTGCGTTTAGCGCCTCGTCATACTCTTTTAGTTTTTCATACACGACGGTTAGAAATTTAAGCGCAGTTTGGTTGCGCGGAGATAGCTTTAGCGCCTCTAAAAATATATCTTTAGCCTTTTGCAAAAAACCCGCCTTGAAAAAAACCTGCCCCAAGTCAGTAAATATAGGCTCTTTTTCGCTTTTGTTTTTGGCTTTATTAAGTGCGATCGCGTAGATGTTTATCGCCTTTTCGAAGTAGCCGCTTTTGGCAAATGTGTTAGCTAAAAAGCAAAGCGACGCGCTATCAACGTCAAATTTGACAAGCATCTCTTTATGCTCGCTGCTAAGCCCTTCGGTCTTATCAAATTTCTTTAAAAATTTCTCCAACTCCTGCTTTTCGTCTTTGTTTCTAAAAACACCCCAAATGTAGCTTAAAACGGCGATCATGAGGATAAGCGAAACAAACACGACAAGCCCGAAAATCGGATCTCTAAACTCTATAAAAAAAATTTCCAATGTAAATTCCAGCCCTAAATTTTAAGCCCATTATAGCAAAGTGATTGTATAATCTCGCTTATGATAGACCCAAAATCCATTGAAAAACTCAAAGAACAAGCCGATATAATCGACATCGTAGGACACTACATCCCGCTTAAGAAATCAGGCTCAAACTACGTCTGCGTTTGTCCGTTTCACGACGATAAAAACCCAAGCATGAGCGTGAGCCCAAGTCGCGGGATATTTCATTGCTTTTCGTGCAAAGCGGGCGGAGACGTCATAAAATTTGTCATGGATTACGAGAAGCTTACATATCCTGAGGCTATCGAAAAGATCGCGATGCTTTCAAATTTCACGCTTAATTACGTAAAAAACGAGCGTGAAAATGTGAAAGAAAATAAACACGTCCTTGAAAAAGCAAACGCCTACTATCGCAGTTTGCTTTACAAGACTCCTGCGGCGATAGAGTATCTATACTCGCGAGGCGTTACGGACGCGCTTTGCGCTAAATTTGAGCTTGGATATGCGCCTGATAGCATCCAGACGATAAGGCTGCTTGAAAACGAGCAAATTTTGCCAAACGAAGCGCTTGAATCAGGCATCGTCAAGCAAAACGAAAGCGGAATTTACGCAAGCTTCATTCAGCGTATAACCTTTCCGATCTACACGCACACAGGCAAGCTTGTAGGCTTTGGAGGCCGAACTTTAGGCGATCATCCCGCCAAATACGTAAATTCGCCTCAGAGTGAAATTTTTGATAAATCAACGCTTTTTTACGGTTACCACTTGGCAAAACGCGACATCCACGTCAAAAACCAAATCATCATCACCGAGGGGTATCTTGACGTGATGATGCTTCATCATGCGGGATTTACTAACGCTGTGGCAGTGCTTGGAACGGCTCTTACGCAAAAGCATTTGCCACTTTTAAAGCGAGGCGAGCTAAGCGTGGTGCTTTGCTTTGACGGCGATAGTGCAGGCATAAACGCAGCGGTTAAGTCCGCCCATCTGCTTGCACAAAACGAGATAGACGGCAGCGTCGTTATCCTTGAAGGCGGAGCCGATCCTGCCGATATGGTGGTCGCCGGCAAGATAAAAGAGCTTCATAATTTGTTTGAAAACGGAGTTGAGATTGGGGAGTTTTATATAAGAAATTTGATAGCCAAATTTGACCTAGCTCGCCCGGTGCAAAAGCAAAGAGCGCTTGAAGAGGTGCGCGAATTTACGATGAGTCTAAAGCCGATAATCGCAAATTCTTATGCGCCGCTTGTTGCAAGCTTGCTAAAAATCGACATAAATTCGTTTACTTTGGCAAATTTGCGCTCAAAAGTCGGCACTCAAACGCAGCAAGCTATACAGGTGGCGCCTAGTAAAATTTATCAAAAAGACAAGCTTGAACTTGAGCTTTTAAAGACGCTTGCCGAGGCAAACGGGCTTAGCGATATGATTTTGGATCTGGTGAAAAAAGAGTACTTTGCCCATCACGGCGAAATTTTTGAAGCTATTTTACGTAAAGCGCCTGAAGATGAGGTCATTTTGCGTGAAATTTCGCTTGAAAATGTCGATGTAATCGAAAGCGAGGAGCAAATTTTAGAGGCTGTAAAGATACTAAAGATCAGATTTTACGAAAATATGCGAAGAGAGTATCTAGCTTCAAATCGCAGTGATAAGATAGAAATTTTAAGAAAGATAGGGATAATTTTGGAGAAATTAAAACGATGAAGGCGCTGGTTTTGTTTAGCGGCGGGCTTGATAGTATGCTTGCTATCAGGCTTTTAAAAGAGCAGGGCATCGAAGTAACAGCGGTGCATATAGATATAGGATTTGGTGCAGGCGAGGGCAAATTTGACGTGCTTGAAAAGCGTGCGGCGATGGCGGGTGCTAAGCTAAAGATAGTAGATATCAGAAGCGAATACTTGCAAAATGTGCTTTTTAACCCGAAATTTGGCTACGGCAAGCACTTTAACCCCTGTATCGATTGTCACGCGTACATGTTTAAAACCGCTTTAAACATGCTTGAGGATGAGGGCGCTAGCTTCATCGCTACTGGCGAGGTTCTAGGGCAGCGTCCGATGAGCCAAAGGCGCGATGCGATGGTGCATGTAAAGACTTTGGCTAAGGATGAAGACGATCTTATATTGCGCCCGATGTCGGCACTTCTTATGAAGCCTACAAAGCCAGAGCGCGAGGGCTGGGTGGATAGAGAGCGTCTGCTTGGACTTAGTGGCAGAGACAGAAAGCCTCAGATAAAGCTAGCCAAAGAATTCGGATTTAGCGACTTTGAAAGCCCTGCAGGTGGGTGCTTGCTCACGGTTGAAGGCTTTGCAAACAAGATAAAGGACTTTTTAAAATTTGATAAAGATATGAGCCTAAAAGATATGCAGCTTCTTAGGATCGGGCGGCATTTGCGACTTAAAAACGGCTCAAAGATGGTGATCGGACGTGATGAAAGCGATAATGAAAAACTGCTCGCGCTTCAAAATCCAAAATTTGCTCAAATAGAGTTTGACGATAGCGTTGTGGGAGCGGTTAGTTTTATAAATTTAAATGCCGATGAAGAGGATCTTAAATTTGCCGTGCGTCTTGCGCTTGCCTACACGAGAGCTGATAAAGAGCGCGAATATAGCGCCAAAATCGGCGAAAAAACTATCATCGCAAAGCCGTTTGGGGATAAAAGCCCCGCTCAGGAGTGGTTTATAACGTAAAGGAGAGGTTTTATGGTGCCAAGTCACAAAGAGATGATGCTGCCGATACTTGGATTTCTTAGCACTAAAAGCGAAGCGGATAGAAAAGAAATTTATGAATTTGTGGCGAAACATTTTAAACTTAGCGATGATGAAAAGGAGCTTAAGATACCAAGCGGCAAAGTGCTTTTATACGTAAGCAGGGCTAGTTGGGCGTTAAGCTATCTTGCCTCTATACAAGAGATTATGAATTTGCCCAAAAACAAAAGGCCTGCTGAAAAAATAGGGCGAGGCGCTTTTAAAATAACAGAATTTGGTAGAAAAATTTGCGCCGATAAGAACTCTGAGGCTAAATTTAGCTCTTGGTATGATGAAGTTTACAATAAGAATAAAATCAACAAACATAACAAGCTGTTATCCGCAACCGATCAAAATTCCAAAGATACAACTCCGATAGAAGCTATAAATAGTGCCGATATCGCGCTCAAAGAGCTTCTAAAGACTCAAATTTTAGATGAGATAAACGCCAAGAGCCCTAAGTTTTTTGAAGACTTGGTGAAAAATCTTTTGGTTAAGATGGGTTACGGCGAAGGGACGCTTACAAAAGACGGAGCCGATGGCGGCATAGATGGAGTTATAAACGAAGACGAACTTGGAATTTCTAAAATTTATATTCAAGCTAAGCGCTGGCAAGGAAGTATCACTCGCCCCGAGCTTAACAAATTTGCGGGAGCGATTTTGGATAAGCAGACGAAAAAAGGCGTTTTCATCACTACTTCAAAATTCACTAAAGAAGCCGAGCAATACGCTAAAAATTTGCAGGATCACTCCATTGCGCTAATCGACGGTGAGCGACTTGCAGAGCTGATGATAAAGTATAAAGTAGGCGTTCAGGTCAGACAAAATATCGAAATTTGCGAAGTTGATAAGGACTTTTTCGATGAGTTTATGGAGTGATTAAATCTTTACGTTTATCCTTTTGCCAAGCGTGTAAAACTCGCCGCCTGCTACGTAGTGAAGGCTTCTTAACTCCTCCTTGCACTCGTCAAATTTCCACCTGCCATCCTCAAACGCTCGCACATCAGCCCATGCTCCCACGATCTTGCCAATAAACAGGTCAAATTCGCTCTGGTTTTGCTTGTTTGTTAGCACCTTGCAAACTAACCAAGCTATGCAGTCGCTAACTAACGGCGCGTCAAAGCCTTCTTGATAAAATAGCCTTACATCTTGCATTTTAGTGGCGTTTTGATGTCTTGAAACAAAGCCTAACTTCATAACC includes these proteins:
- the dnaG gene encoding DNA primase, with product MIDPKSIEKLKEQADIIDIVGHYIPLKKSGSNYVCVCPFHDDKNPSMSVSPSRGIFHCFSCKAGGDVIKFVMDYEKLTYPEAIEKIAMLSNFTLNYVKNERENVKENKHVLEKANAYYRSLLYKTPAAIEYLYSRGVTDALCAKFELGYAPDSIQTIRLLENEQILPNEALESGIVKQNESGIYASFIQRITFPIYTHTGKLVGFGGRTLGDHPAKYVNSPQSEIFDKSTLFYGYHLAKRDIHVKNQIIITEGYLDVMMLHHAGFTNAVAVLGTALTQKHLPLLKRGELSVVLCFDGDSAGINAAVKSAHLLAQNEIDGSVVILEGGADPADMVVAGKIKELHNLFENGVEIGEFYIRNLIAKFDLARPVQKQRALEEVREFTMSLKPIIANSYAPLVASLLKIDINSFTLANLRSKVGTQTQQAIQVAPSKIYQKDKLELELLKTLAEANGLSDMILDLVKKEYFAHHGEIFEAILRKAPEDEVILREISLENVDVIESEEQILEAVKILKIRFYENMRREYLASNRSDKIEILRKIGIILEKLKR
- a CDS encoding argininosuccinate synthase domain-containing protein, translating into MKALVLFSGGLDSMLAIRLLKEQGIEVTAVHIDIGFGAGEGKFDVLEKRAAMAGAKLKIVDIRSEYLQNVLFNPKFGYGKHFNPCIDCHAYMFKTALNMLEDEGASFIATGEVLGQRPMSQRRDAMVHVKTLAKDEDDLILRPMSALLMKPTKPEREGWVDRERLLGLSGRDRKPQIKLAKEFGFSDFESPAGGCLLTVEGFANKIKDFLKFDKDMSLKDMQLLRIGRHLRLKNGSKMVIGRDESDNEKLLALQNPKFAQIEFDDSVVGAVSFINLNADEEDLKFAVRLALAYTRADKEREYSAKIGEKTIIAKPFGDKSPAQEWFIT
- a CDS encoding restriction endonuclease — encoded protein: MVPSHKEMMLPILGFLSTKSEADRKEIYEFVAKHFKLSDDEKELKIPSGKVLLYVSRASWALSYLASIQEIMNLPKNKRPAEKIGRGAFKITEFGRKICADKNSEAKFSSWYDEVYNKNKINKHNKLLSATDQNSKDTTPIEAINSADIALKELLKTQILDEINAKSPKFFEDLVKNLLVKMGYGEGTLTKDGADGGIDGVINEDELGISKIYIQAKRWQGSITRPELNKFAGAILDKQTKKGVFITTSKFTKEAEQYAKNLQDHSIALIDGERLAELMIKYKVGVQVRQNIEICEVDKDFFDEFME
- a CDS encoding flavin reductase family protein translates to MIREVELAKAYRMVNTGPTCLISAKFDGIENAMSASWVCALDYDKISVVVDSGAFTRSLIEKSGYFAVSIPCVKQANLVMKLGFVSRHQNATKMQDVRLFYQEGFDAPLVSDCIAWLVCKVLTNKQNQSEFDLFIGKIVGAWADVRAFEDGRWKFDECKEELRSLHYVAGGEFYTLGKRINVKI